From the Ciona intestinalis chromosome 2, KH, whole genome shotgun sequence genome, one window contains:
- the LOC100178629 gene encoding uncharacterized protein LOC100178629 isoform X2: protein MSESSFDTSAAETAQSFTSGLSLGQCIKKTEEESKPTKWYELQPTFENQWHTLQGEPVGSSAQASLYEDITQVPITEDSIQTHNKSISQKEEQDPISRLLQSTTTPLEELKKTYHDNILPNSSSFYTAGTNVQDPYTSTYSGKPKVAWSTKPDEATTAADTADNQSLSDTLSVEMITNILEKDDSLAQRVRELLEDEKSSEQSEPDLLKEQSTTNRFPELLQTETPTSVKQYQDQTTKTTETEITKTSVASSSPSSSIPSFKESKDFPTSKPVHTIDNKADTPSIPQPQSTSITRSDRLSFDPLFSLNSTRSTEYGDLPDAVDIPQDIVDRINSLRMSQREENALSIASIIETQPKYAWSDTKQAINHVPSSAPQTSVVVSKYTSLNKQTSNTNQDQPTQLSGGIPIAGDVQYHTGSNPITPQFPVEEDKLLQLHTYITKKTGFSSISPLVSGNARLPSPPDYSSVTNDAEDLPVVSSSSSSLPVSHPITVDVAHDVEDPVDVIGSERKEPEGMSPPITTAAPLSTLSKPIPDNNLYRNLNVPNNFFPQSGIKNPDKSFADESLLAKIKSVLSDSMMSQMDESQDPNILVSGGERSINSSIDSLAVQVKALLEEEIPLALNGSGNEMDQSNLSEAIENFENTEIWKYVMQFLPTVESGRDMVDGNRNEAYSNKQETTGNGSLDDSAIGNSFLERVRFEYRKEKVLQEKQRILNDPDVTAETRIRRDDIKVQDISSHTSKSNAHTPTMGNYKPTQPPYDPHQTKESSKFDESNISIPTSTPDEELSFHRITESHSTPDPNSSHPPTSFQRYESIPGIPSFKRSVLSPSVSTNSSSSSTPRPQEHLEKPKEQVKPVSFTPYKSNATNVISNQISRANQRNFNYTMTPAKPLPVPDLQPTDSVKQNKEASFDHLRVSSFVSEISQKSEPNIRAKESYQPKQEPPSPYIRSAYFDTKPTYNTASNPTKGSHHTHRNDFTHQKEVTPQPSSKNTRGSPKQSSSRVRNGRETQHTTYRSPPRNSGEKFPQREKLKSSVKYLPTFAELMKQQEREENKSHHQDLDVIPTNDRKPPLRPVDVNKEDKLVLGSLPKITVKTPVVDVRLKKDSSEESVVTTDKSIRNLEISSCRPEIPSDDSYQDASLTNGDGNLSSGKTGSTSDLDIQRRIVNHGALEEDRNTSRRKSQSKMPLTLQEFQQLGEDSQRRLVNRFLPGLKEKKNTSRGGRSHHSAPASGPKSSAEPTTDDFTTNAVCDSDSTEYCDLPDSRPASSLPKDSTVERLLGVDESRAEIIMRRLMDKIERQKVKEGSPRLRHARSPASSSTPQRVHAAIIPPEASSIASTDTDARSVHFVKVRDKKHVGHKKKKVTYVEEVSSSEPTVIHVKRRHRKHEEKIPQRLVLHDRSIQTFSPTHHHPVVRISMKNDAGTNIPSPTRRNKTPRKSRAVQTTTAEQESLNDTITYEPVEEDKENNVVSDPKEKSRFSSFYVDFDSKSKKPTTATKQANAVMPKSVAWYEPYRYEPPWGKPHTINEEPERPGLVRQSLQDALVSHHPQFVTKSRQRQRKIAISSEERAMQEIWAEERERVFGKKKDITEKRRTTTPVPVRRRVEMTRKQIIAETREKYKQLPEVVNRKKEEERKREYSTNRHKALMYKKKVQNQVLGRCFNN, encoded by the exons ATGTCTGAGTCTTCGTTTGACACAAGTGCCGCCGAAACTGCTCAATCTTTTACAAGTGGACTTTCTCTGGGTCAATGCATCAAAAAAACAGAAGAAGAG TCCAAACCAACAAAATGGTATGAGTTGCAGCCAACATTTGAAAATCAATGGCACACTTTGCAAGGAGAACCTGTTGGGTCATCTGCACAG GCTTCTCTCTATGAAGATATAACACAGGTCCCTATAACAGAAGATTCTATTCAAACTCATAACAAAAGCATCAGCCAAAAAG aaGAGCAAGACCCAATATCCCGTTTACTCCAATCCACCACAACTCCCCTGGAAGAGCTAAAGAAAACTTACCACGATAACATTTTGCCCAATTCCTCAAGCTTTTATACAGCAGGTACCAATGTACAAGATCCATACACATCCACATATAGTGGGAAACCAAAAGTAGCTTGGTCAACTAAACCAGATGAAGCAACTACTGCTGCAGATACTGCAGATAATCAGTCATTGAGTGACACACTGTCTGTTGAAATGATCACCAACATTCTGGAAAAAGACGACTCACTTGCACAGAGAGTTCGAGAGTTACTTGAAGATGAAAAATCATCAGAACAAAGTGAACCTGATCTGCTTAAAGAGCAATCAACCACAAACCGATTCCCTGAACTCCTACAAACCGAAACACCAACTTCCGTTAAACAATATCAAGACCAAACAACCAAGACGACAGAAACTGAGATCACAAAAACTTCTGTTGCTTCGTCATCCCCTAGCAGCTCTATACCTTCATTCAAGGAGTCCAAAGATTTTCCTACCTCAAAGCCTGTTCATACCATTGATAATAAAGCTGACACACCGTCTATACCACAACCACAATCAACCTCAATAACAAGGTCTGATCGTTTATCATTCGACCCCTTATTCAGTTTAAATTCAACTCGTAGCACTGAGTACGGCGATCTCCCTGATGCTGTGGACATCCCACAAGATATAGTGGATCGAATAAACAGTCTACGGATGTCTCAACGTGAGGAAAATGCACTATCTATTGCAAGTATAATTGAGACACAGCCTAAGTATGCTTGGTCTGACACAAAGCAAGCAATAAACCATGTCCCTTCATCCGCACCACAAACTTCAGTTGTTGTAAGCAAATATACCAGCCTTAACAAGCAGACATCGAATACCAACCAAGACCAACCTACACAACTCAGTGGTGGCATCCCAATAGCTGGGGATGTACAGTACCACACTGGGTCAAACCCCATTACTCCACAATTCCCAGTTGAAGAAGATAAATTGCTCCAACTTCACACCTACATCACTAAGAAGACAGGATTTTCATCCATTTCTCCTCTTGTATCCGGAAACGCCCGACTTCCAAGTCCTCCAGATTATTCCTCAGTAACCAATGATGCTGAAGATCTTCCTGttgtttcttcttcttcttcttctcttCCAGTGTCTCATCCCATCACCGTGGATGTTGCTCATGATGTTGAAGATCCCGTTGATGTAATTGGATCAGAGAGGAAAGAGCCTGAAGGAATGAGTCCTCCCATTACAACAGCTGCTCCATTGTCAACTTTAAGTAAACCAATCCCCGACAACAACTTGTACAGAAATCTAAATGttccaaataattttttccCCCAAAGTGGTATCAAAAATCCTGATAAAAGTTTTGCCGATGAGTCCTTGCTTGCAAAGATTAAATCTGTGTTGTCTGACTCCATGATGTCTCAGATGGATGAATCTCAAGATCCCAACATCCTGGTGTCCGGAGGAGAGAGGAGTATAAACAGCAGCATTGATTCTCTTGCTGTTCAAGTGAAAGCGCTCTTGGAGGAGGAAATTCCTCTTGCTCTAAACGGTAGTGGAAACGAAATGGACCAATCGAATCTAAGTGAGGCTATTGAGAACTTtgaaaacactgagatatggAAATACGTGATGCAATTCTTGCCCACTGTGGAGAGTGGTAGAGATATGGTGGATGGAAATCGCAATGAAGCTTATTCAAACAAGCAAGAAACAACTGGCAATGGAAGTCTTGATGATTCTGCCATTGGTAACTCATTCCTTGAGAGAGTTAGATTTGAATACAGGAAAGAGAAAGTTCTTCAGGAGAAACAGAGGATATTAAATGATCCCGATGTCACTGCAGAAACAAGGATTAGAAGAGATGATATTAAAGTCCAAGATATAAGTTCCCATACATCCAAGTCCAATGCACACACACCTACTATGGGCAACTATAAACCTACCCAACCACCCTACGACCCTCATCAAACAAAAGAATCCTCTAAGTTTGACGAGAGTAATATTTCTATTCCAACATCAACCCCTGATGAGGAGCTTAGCTTCCACAGGATCACAGAGAGTCATTCAACTCCTGATCCCAACTCCTCTCATCCTCCAACTTCCTTCCAAAGATATGAATCCATTCCTGGCATCCCATCTTTCAAAAGGAGCGTTTTATCTCCATCCGTATCAACCAACTCATCTTCATCATCAACTCCAAGACCACAGGAACACCTGGAG aaGCCAAAGGAGCAAGTGAAGCCTGTTTCATTCACTCCTTATAAGTCAAATGCAACGAATGTGATCTCAAATCAAATATCCAGGGCAAACCAAAGGAATTTCAACTATACAATGACTCCAGCCAAACCTT TGCCTGTACCTGATTTGCAACCTACTGACTCAGTGAAGCAAAACAAGGAAGCAAGTTTTGATCATCTTCGCGTTTCTTCTTTTGTTTCGGAAATTTCACAGAAATCAGAACCAAATATAAG GGCTAAAGAAAGCTACCAACCCAAGCAAGAACCACCAAGTCCTTACATTAGATCTGCTTACTTTGACACAAAACCAACTTACAACACAGCAAGTAATCCTACAAAGGGATCCCACCACACACATAGAAATGACTTTACCCACCAGAAAGAGGTCACCCCTCAACCATCCTCGAAAAATACAAGAGGTTCTCCCAAACAATCTTCTTCTCGTGTTAGAAATGGAAGAG AAACTCAACATACGACATACAGAAGTCCACCTCGTAACAGTGGAGAGAAATTCCCTCAGcgtgaaaaactaaaaagcaGTGTCAAATATCTTCCCACTTTTGCTGAATTGATGAAACAGCAAGAAAgagaagaaaataaaagtcaCCATCAGGATTTAGATGTTATACCAACTAATGATAGAAAACCACCTTTGAGACCTGTTGATGTAAATAAAGAGGATAAGCTGGTTTTGGGAAGTCTTCCTAAGATCACAGTGAAGACACCTGTAGTGGATGTGAGGTTAAAGAAGGATTCATCGGAAGAATCGGTTGTGACGACTGATAAGTCGATCAGGAACTTGGAAATATCTTCTTGCAGGCCCGAGATACCTTCAGATGATTCTTACCAAGATGCAAGCCTAACTAACGGGGATGGGAATTTATCCTCTGGGAAGACAGGATCAACAAGTGATCTTGACATCCAGAGGAGGATAGTTAATCATGGAGCATTGGAAGAAGATAGAAATACATCTAGGAGAAAATCACAGAGCAAGATGCCTCTTACTCTTCAGGAGTTCCAGCAACTTGGGGAAGACTCACAGAGGAGGTTGGTAAACAGATTCTTACCTGGTTTAAAAGAGAAGAAGAACACATCAAGAGGTGGAAGATCGCATCATTCTGCTCCCGCATCCGGACCTAAGTCCTCTGCTGAACCAACCACTGATGACTTCACCACGAATGCTGTGTGTGATAGTGATAGCACAGAGTATTGTGATCTTCCAGACTCCAGGCCCGCTTCTTCTCTTCCCAAGGACTCCACAGTGGAGAGACTCCTAGGAGTAGATGAATCAAGAGCAGAGATCATCATGAGAAGATTGATGGATAAAATAGAGCGACAAAAAGTGAAGGAAGGTTCTCCAAGATTGCGACACGCAAG GAGTCCGGCATCTTCCAGCACTCCACAGCGAGTCCATGCTGCCATTATTCCTCCTGAAGCAAGCTCCATTGCATCCACTGATACAGATGCAAGGAGCGTCCACTTCGTGAAAGTCAGGGATAAAAAACATGTTGGacacaagaaaaaaaag gttaCTTATGTTGAGGAAGTGTCCAGTAGTGAACCTACAGTGATTCATGTTAAAAGAAGGCACAGAAAACATGAGGAAAAAATCCCTCAACGTCTAGTGCTGCATGATAG ATCAATCCAAACATTCTCACCAACCCACCATCATCCAGTGGTGAGGATCTCCATGAAAAATGATGCGGGCACCAACATCCCGTCTCCAACAAGGAGGAACAAAACTCCAAGGAAGTCGAGAGCAGTCCAAACAACCACAGCAG AACAAGAATCTTTGAATGACACAATTACTTACGAGCCAGTGGAGGaggataaagaaaataatg TTGTATCTGATCCAAAAGAAAAATCCAGGTTTTCAAGTTTCTATGTTGATTTTGATTCAAAATCGAAGAAACCGACAACAGCAACAAAGCAAG CGAATGCAGTGATGCCGAAAAGTGTTGCCTGGTATGAACCGTACCGATACGAACCTCCATGGGGTAAACCACACACCATTAATGAGG AACCAGAGCGACCGGGGTTGGTCAGGCAGAGTTTACAAGATGCATTAGTAAGTCACCATCCCCAGTTTGTGACTAAATCTCGGCAAAGACAAAGAAAGATTGCTATTAGCTCCGAAGAAAGAGCAATGCAAGAG ATATGGGCTGAAGAAAGAGAGCGAGTATTTGGAAAGAAGAAAGATATAACAGAAAAAAGGCGAACAACAACAC CAGTTCCAGTGCGTCGCCGTGTTGAGATGACGAGAAAGCAAATAATCGCGGAGACTCgtgaaaaatacaaacaactcCCCGAGGTTGTGAACAGgaagaaagaagaagaaagaaaGAGAGAATATTCAACCAACAGACACAAAGCATTGATGTATAAAAAg AAAGTACAAAACCAAGTCCTGGGGCGCTGTTtcaacaattaa
- the LOC100181722 gene encoding WASH complex subunit 3-like: MESNGLPLTGPDVDLNKIPALNHRRSVTFMNHFITHTSNFLNNFAAVTDEQLAKQSLEMQKLEIALKILEAKLDSIPGLDDVKPKPKPNEPQENPASEDQKTASSEAPPPAAPDAEEEPPVVENFIKVKDDPRYAKYLKMVMVGVPKPAIANKMRLDGLDPALLDTPDAPAPGAAPQDDSSSDDSEAFSSDDEFSD; encoded by the exons ATGGAGAGCAATGGACTGCCATTAACCGGGCCAGATGTGGATTTAAATAAG ATTCCAGCGCTAAACCACAGACGGTCAGTTACTTTCATGAATCACTTCATAACACACACCtccaactttttaaacaactttgcTGCTGTAACTGACGAACAGTTGGCAAAGCAGTCACTAGAAATGCAAAAACTTGAGATTGCTTTAAAAATCTTAGAAGCAAAG ttGGATTCCATCCCTGGTTTGGATGATGTGAAACCAAAACCAAAGCCAAATGAACCCCAAGAGAATCCTGCATCAGAAGATCAAAAAACTGCTTCCTCTGAAGCCCCACCTCCTGCTGCTCCTGATGCAGAGGAGGAACCACCAGTTGTTGAAAACTTTATCAAAGTTAAAGATGACCCAAG ATATGCCAAGTATCTTAAAATGGTGATGGTCGGTGTTCCAAAACCTGCAATTGCAAATAAAATGAGATTGGATGGTTTGGATCCTGCCTTGTTAga CACCCCAGATGCCCCAGCCCCAGGTGCTGCCCCACAAGATGATAGTTCATCAGATGATAGTGAAGCTTTTTCATCTGACGACGAATTTAGTGATTAG
- the LOC100178629 gene encoding uncharacterized protein LOC100178629 isoform X1, which produces MSESSFDTSAAETAQSFTSGLSLGQCIKKTEEESKPTKWYELQPTFENQWHTLQGEPVGSSAQASLYEDITQVPITEDSIQTHNKSISQKEEQDPISRLLQSTTTPLEELKKTYHDNILPNSSSFYTAGTNVQDPYTSTYSGKPKVAWSTKPDEATTAADTADNQSLSDTLSVEMITNILEKDDSLAQRVRELLEDEKSSEQSEPDLLKEQSTTNRFPELLQTETPTSVKQYQDQTTKTTETEITKTSVASSSPSSSIPSFKESKDFPTSKPVHTIDNKADTPSIPQPQSTSITRSDRLSFDPLFSLNSTRSTEYGDLPDAVDIPQDIVDRINSLRMSQREENALSIASIIETQPKYAWSDTKQAINHVPSSAPQTSVVVSKYTSLNKQTSNTNQDQPTQLSGGIPIAGDVQYHTGSNPITPQFPVEEDKLLQLHTYITKKTGFSSISPLVSGNARLPSPPDYSSVTNDAEDLPVVSSSSSSLPVSHPITVDVAHDVEDPVDVIGSERKEPEGMSPPITTAAPLSTLSKPIPDNNLYRNLNVPNNFFPQSGIKNPDKSFADESLLAKIKSVLSDSMMSQMDESQDPNILVSGGERSINSSIDSLAVQVKALLEEEIPLALNGSGNEMDQSNLSEAIENFENTEIWKYVMQFLPTVESGRDMVDGNRNEAYSNKQETTGNGSLDDSAIGNSFLERVRFEYRKEKVLQEKQRILNDPDVTAETRIRRDDIKVQDISSHTSKSNAHTPTMGNYKPTQPPYDPHQTKESSKFDESNISIPTSTPDEELSFHRITESHSTPDPNSSHPPTSFQRYESIPGIPSFKRSVLSPSVSTNSSSSSTPRPQEHLEKPKEQVKPVSFTPYKSNATNVISNQISRANQRNFNYTMTPAKPLPVPDLQPTDSVKQNKEASFDHLRVSSFVSEISQKSEPNIRAKESYQPKQEPPSPYIRSAYFDTKPTYNTASNPTKGSHHTHRNDFTHQKEVTPQPSSKNTRGSPKQSSSRVRNGRETQHTTYRSPPRNSGEKFPQREKLKSSVKYLPTFAELMKQQEREENKSHHQDLDVIPTNDRKPPLRPVDVNKEDKLVLGSLPKITVKTPVVDVRLKKDSSEESVVTTDKSIRNLEISSCRPEIPSDDSYQDASLTNGDGNLSSGKTGSTSDLDIQRRIVNHGALEEDRNTSRRKSQSKMPLTLQEFQQLGEDSQRRLVNRFLPGLKEKKNTSRGGRSHHSAPASGPKSSAEPTTDDFTTNAVCDSDSTEYCDLPDSRPASSLPKDSTVERLLGVDESRAEIIMRRLMDKIERQKVKEGSPRLRHARSPASSSTPQRVHAAIIPPEASSIASTDTDARSVHFVKVRDKKHVGHKKKKVTYVEEVSSSEPTVIHVKRRHRKHEEKIPQRLVLHDRSIQTFSPTHHHPVVRISMKNDAGTNIPSPTRRNKTPRKSRAVQTTTAEQESLNDTITYEPVEEDKENNVVSDPKEKSRFSSFYVDFDSKSKKPTTATKQANAVMPKSVAWYEPYRYEPPWGKPHTINEEPERPGLVRQSLQDALVSHHPQFVTKSRQRQRKIAISSEERAMQEIWAEERERVFGKKKDITEKRRTTTPAVPVRRRVEMTRKQIIAETREKYKQLPEVVNRKKEEERKREYSTNRHKALMYKKKVQNQVLGRCFNN; this is translated from the exons ATGTCTGAGTCTTCGTTTGACACAAGTGCCGCCGAAACTGCTCAATCTTTTACAAGTGGACTTTCTCTGGGTCAATGCATCAAAAAAACAGAAGAAGAG TCCAAACCAACAAAATGGTATGAGTTGCAGCCAACATTTGAAAATCAATGGCACACTTTGCAAGGAGAACCTGTTGGGTCATCTGCACAG GCTTCTCTCTATGAAGATATAACACAGGTCCCTATAACAGAAGATTCTATTCAAACTCATAACAAAAGCATCAGCCAAAAAG aaGAGCAAGACCCAATATCCCGTTTACTCCAATCCACCACAACTCCCCTGGAAGAGCTAAAGAAAACTTACCACGATAACATTTTGCCCAATTCCTCAAGCTTTTATACAGCAGGTACCAATGTACAAGATCCATACACATCCACATATAGTGGGAAACCAAAAGTAGCTTGGTCAACTAAACCAGATGAAGCAACTACTGCTGCAGATACTGCAGATAATCAGTCATTGAGTGACACACTGTCTGTTGAAATGATCACCAACATTCTGGAAAAAGACGACTCACTTGCACAGAGAGTTCGAGAGTTACTTGAAGATGAAAAATCATCAGAACAAAGTGAACCTGATCTGCTTAAAGAGCAATCAACCACAAACCGATTCCCTGAACTCCTACAAACCGAAACACCAACTTCCGTTAAACAATATCAAGACCAAACAACCAAGACGACAGAAACTGAGATCACAAAAACTTCTGTTGCTTCGTCATCCCCTAGCAGCTCTATACCTTCATTCAAGGAGTCCAAAGATTTTCCTACCTCAAAGCCTGTTCATACCATTGATAATAAAGCTGACACACCGTCTATACCACAACCACAATCAACCTCAATAACAAGGTCTGATCGTTTATCATTCGACCCCTTATTCAGTTTAAATTCAACTCGTAGCACTGAGTACGGCGATCTCCCTGATGCTGTGGACATCCCACAAGATATAGTGGATCGAATAAACAGTCTACGGATGTCTCAACGTGAGGAAAATGCACTATCTATTGCAAGTATAATTGAGACACAGCCTAAGTATGCTTGGTCTGACACAAAGCAAGCAATAAACCATGTCCCTTCATCCGCACCACAAACTTCAGTTGTTGTAAGCAAATATACCAGCCTTAACAAGCAGACATCGAATACCAACCAAGACCAACCTACACAACTCAGTGGTGGCATCCCAATAGCTGGGGATGTACAGTACCACACTGGGTCAAACCCCATTACTCCACAATTCCCAGTTGAAGAAGATAAATTGCTCCAACTTCACACCTACATCACTAAGAAGACAGGATTTTCATCCATTTCTCCTCTTGTATCCGGAAACGCCCGACTTCCAAGTCCTCCAGATTATTCCTCAGTAACCAATGATGCTGAAGATCTTCCTGttgtttcttcttcttcttcttctcttCCAGTGTCTCATCCCATCACCGTGGATGTTGCTCATGATGTTGAAGATCCCGTTGATGTAATTGGATCAGAGAGGAAAGAGCCTGAAGGAATGAGTCCTCCCATTACAACAGCTGCTCCATTGTCAACTTTAAGTAAACCAATCCCCGACAACAACTTGTACAGAAATCTAAATGttccaaataattttttccCCCAAAGTGGTATCAAAAATCCTGATAAAAGTTTTGCCGATGAGTCCTTGCTTGCAAAGATTAAATCTGTGTTGTCTGACTCCATGATGTCTCAGATGGATGAATCTCAAGATCCCAACATCCTGGTGTCCGGAGGAGAGAGGAGTATAAACAGCAGCATTGATTCTCTTGCTGTTCAAGTGAAAGCGCTCTTGGAGGAGGAAATTCCTCTTGCTCTAAACGGTAGTGGAAACGAAATGGACCAATCGAATCTAAGTGAGGCTATTGAGAACTTtgaaaacactgagatatggAAATACGTGATGCAATTCTTGCCCACTGTGGAGAGTGGTAGAGATATGGTGGATGGAAATCGCAATGAAGCTTATTCAAACAAGCAAGAAACAACTGGCAATGGAAGTCTTGATGATTCTGCCATTGGTAACTCATTCCTTGAGAGAGTTAGATTTGAATACAGGAAAGAGAAAGTTCTTCAGGAGAAACAGAGGATATTAAATGATCCCGATGTCACTGCAGAAACAAGGATTAGAAGAGATGATATTAAAGTCCAAGATATAAGTTCCCATACATCCAAGTCCAATGCACACACACCTACTATGGGCAACTATAAACCTACCCAACCACCCTACGACCCTCATCAAACAAAAGAATCCTCTAAGTTTGACGAGAGTAATATTTCTATTCCAACATCAACCCCTGATGAGGAGCTTAGCTTCCACAGGATCACAGAGAGTCATTCAACTCCTGATCCCAACTCCTCTCATCCTCCAACTTCCTTCCAAAGATATGAATCCATTCCTGGCATCCCATCTTTCAAAAGGAGCGTTTTATCTCCATCCGTATCAACCAACTCATCTTCATCATCAACTCCAAGACCACAGGAACACCTGGAG aaGCCAAAGGAGCAAGTGAAGCCTGTTTCATTCACTCCTTATAAGTCAAATGCAACGAATGTGATCTCAAATCAAATATCCAGGGCAAACCAAAGGAATTTCAACTATACAATGACTCCAGCCAAACCTT TGCCTGTACCTGATTTGCAACCTACTGACTCAGTGAAGCAAAACAAGGAAGCAAGTTTTGATCATCTTCGCGTTTCTTCTTTTGTTTCGGAAATTTCACAGAAATCAGAACCAAATATAAG GGCTAAAGAAAGCTACCAACCCAAGCAAGAACCACCAAGTCCTTACATTAGATCTGCTTACTTTGACACAAAACCAACTTACAACACAGCAAGTAATCCTACAAAGGGATCCCACCACACACATAGAAATGACTTTACCCACCAGAAAGAGGTCACCCCTCAACCATCCTCGAAAAATACAAGAGGTTCTCCCAAACAATCTTCTTCTCGTGTTAGAAATGGAAGAG AAACTCAACATACGACATACAGAAGTCCACCTCGTAACAGTGGAGAGAAATTCCCTCAGcgtgaaaaactaaaaagcaGTGTCAAATATCTTCCCACTTTTGCTGAATTGATGAAACAGCAAGAAAgagaagaaaataaaagtcaCCATCAGGATTTAGATGTTATACCAACTAATGATAGAAAACCACCTTTGAGACCTGTTGATGTAAATAAAGAGGATAAGCTGGTTTTGGGAAGTCTTCCTAAGATCACAGTGAAGACACCTGTAGTGGATGTGAGGTTAAAGAAGGATTCATCGGAAGAATCGGTTGTGACGACTGATAAGTCGATCAGGAACTTGGAAATATCTTCTTGCAGGCCCGAGATACCTTCAGATGATTCTTACCAAGATGCAAGCCTAACTAACGGGGATGGGAATTTATCCTCTGGGAAGACAGGATCAACAAGTGATCTTGACATCCAGAGGAGGATAGTTAATCATGGAGCATTGGAAGAAGATAGAAATACATCTAGGAGAAAATCACAGAGCAAGATGCCTCTTACTCTTCAGGAGTTCCAGCAACTTGGGGAAGACTCACAGAGGAGGTTGGTAAACAGATTCTTACCTGGTTTAAAAGAGAAGAAGAACACATCAAGAGGTGGAAGATCGCATCATTCTGCTCCCGCATCCGGACCTAAGTCCTCTGCTGAACCAACCACTGATGACTTCACCACGAATGCTGTGTGTGATAGTGATAGCACAGAGTATTGTGATCTTCCAGACTCCAGGCCCGCTTCTTCTCTTCCCAAGGACTCCACAGTGGAGAGACTCCTAGGAGTAGATGAATCAAGAGCAGAGATCATCATGAGAAGATTGATGGATAAAATAGAGCGACAAAAAGTGAAGGAAGGTTCTCCAAGATTGCGACACGCAAG GAGTCCGGCATCTTCCAGCACTCCACAGCGAGTCCATGCTGCCATTATTCCTCCTGAAGCAAGCTCCATTGCATCCACTGATACAGATGCAAGGAGCGTCCACTTCGTGAAAGTCAGGGATAAAAAACATGTTGGacacaagaaaaaaaag gttaCTTATGTTGAGGAAGTGTCCAGTAGTGAACCTACAGTGATTCATGTTAAAAGAAGGCACAGAAAACATGAGGAAAAAATCCCTCAACGTCTAGTGCTGCATGATAG ATCAATCCAAACATTCTCACCAACCCACCATCATCCAGTGGTGAGGATCTCCATGAAAAATGATGCGGGCACCAACATCCCGTCTCCAACAAGGAGGAACAAAACTCCAAGGAAGTCGAGAGCAGTCCAAACAACCACAGCAG AACAAGAATCTTTGAATGACACAATTACTTACGAGCCAGTGGAGGaggataaagaaaataatg TTGTATCTGATCCAAAAGAAAAATCCAGGTTTTCAAGTTTCTATGTTGATTTTGATTCAAAATCGAAGAAACCGACAACAGCAACAAAGCAAG CGAATGCAGTGATGCCGAAAAGTGTTGCCTGGTATGAACCGTACCGATACGAACCTCCATGGGGTAAACCACACACCATTAATGAGG AACCAGAGCGACCGGGGTTGGTCAGGCAGAGTTTACAAGATGCATTAGTAAGTCACCATCCCCAGTTTGTGACTAAATCTCGGCAAAGACAAAGAAAGATTGCTATTAGCTCCGAAGAAAGAGCAATGCAAGAG ATATGGGCTGAAGAAAGAGAGCGAGTATTTGGAAAGAAGAAAGATATAACAGAAAAAAGGCGAACAACAACAC CAGCAGTTCCAGTGCGTCGCCGTGTTGAGATGACGAGAAAGCAAATAATCGCGGAGACTCgtgaaaaatacaaacaactcCCCGAGGTTGTGAACAGgaagaaagaagaagaaagaaaGAGAGAATATTCAACCAACAGACACAAAGCATTGATGTATAAAAAg AAAGTACAAAACCAAGTCCTGGGGCGCTGTTtcaacaattaa